Part of the Luteitalea sp. genome, CGGCTCACCGCCGAGGCGATTGGCCGAGAGTTGGGCGTCGTGGAGACCGACGCGCAGGTGATCGATGGGCGCGAGCTCCGCGCGCTCTCGGCCGCCGAGCTGGCAGACAGATTGGCTACCGCCGGTGCGTTCAGCCGCGTGGCCCCTGAGGACAAGCTGACGATTGTGCACGCGCTGCAGGCGCGCGGCGACATCGTGGCCATGCTGGGCGACGGCGTGAACGACGCGCCCGCGCTCAAGCGGGCCGACGTGGGCGTAGCGATGGGCAGACGCGGCACCGACGTCGCGAAAGAGGCGGCATCGATGGTCCTGCAGGACGATCGCTTCGAGACCGTTGCCGCCGCCGTCGAAGAAGGGCGCATCATCTACGACAACATCCGGAAGTTTGTCTTCTATCTGTTTAGTTGCAACCTGGCAGAAGTTCTGGTGCTGCTGGCGGCCGGCCTGGCGGGGCTCCCGTTGCCGCTGCTCCCGCTGCAGATTCTGTGGCTCAACATGGTGACCGACACGTTCCCTGCGCTGGCGCTCGCCATGGAGTCGGGCGACGCCGATGTTATGCAGCGACCTCCCCGCGACCCCAGAGAGGCGATTCTCTCGCGAGCGTTTCTCAGGAGCATTCTGTTCTACGCGGTGCTGATCACCGCGTCCACCCTCGTAGGCTTCGTCATCGCGCTCGACCGGCCGATCGCCGAGGCGAGGACGATGGGCTTCATGACGTTGGCGCTGGCGCAGATCTTCCACCTCGGGAACGCGCGGAGTGTCGAGCCCGTCCTGCGGCCGAGTCGGATGACCGCCAATCTCTATGCTCTTGGGGCCGTGGCGTTGACCGTCATGCTGCAGGTAATGGCACTGTCGACCGACGCGTTGGCCCACGTCCTCGGTCTCTCCCCGCTCGGTCTCACGGATTGGGTCTTGGTCGTCGCCCTCGCGGCGGTCCCGGCAGCGGTCGGGCAGGGAATCAAGCTGGCGCGTCGAGGCGCACGGGGCTGAGGAAGCCGTCAGGCTTCAGTGCCAGGACCGCCGTGCGGAGTCGGAGCAGGATGCGCTCGGCCGTATTGCCCATGACGACGCCCGCCAACCCTGTTCGTGCCACCGTGCCCATCACGACGAGGTCCACGTCGTGCGCGGCCACGAACTGCGGGATCACGTCCTCGGGTCGACCTCTAACGAGCTCGCGTGTGGTCTCGGGGGTCCGCTCCGCGAGCGTGTCTTCGAGCGCCTCGAGGCCATCGG contains:
- a CDS encoding HAD-IC family P-type ATPase, coding for MSVVRVWTPRGEVALRPSDSVVTPLGAAVRDALETGLLASRPDAQTSDRTLLRGDPVDAALLHAATHAGIDHQHLLAERPILGLVPFSSKRKLMASFHQVDSRIVAYVKGAPRRLLELSDRVDEGGDDRALDEAMRQHLLGVNADLAARGLRVLGLGAGVVAQPAEAALRGLRFLGFVGLMDPPALGVRETIARLHDAGLRTIMITGDQRLTAEAIGRELGVVETDAQVIDGRELRALSAAELADRLATAGAFSRVAPEDKLTIVHALQARGDIVAMLGDGVNDAPALKRADVGVAMGRRGTDVAKEAASMVLQDDRFETVAAAVEEGRIIYDNIRKFVFYLFSCNLAEVLVLLAAGLAGLPLPLLPLQILWLNMVTDTFPALALAMESGDADVMQRPPRDPREAILSRAFLRSILFYAVLITASTLVGFVIALDRPIAEARTMGFMTLALAQIFHLGNARSVEPVLRPSRMTANLYALGAVALTVMLQVMALSTDALAHVLGLSPLGLTDWVLVVALAAVPAAVGQGIKLARRGARG